A region of Candidatus Polarisedimenticolia bacterium DNA encodes the following proteins:
- a CDS encoding putative toxin-antitoxin system toxin component, PIN family, protein MKVVLDTNVLISGIFFSGPPSRILAAWAEGGFELVASVEILTEYRRVAERLQRKFSSVDINAILDLVTREARFVEPAPVPVSACDDPDDLKFLACALSGGARFIVTGDRALLRASAFRGLEVVTPREFLQRHLAG, encoded by the coding sequence ATGAAGGTTGTCCTCGACACCAACGTCCTCATCTCCGGGATCTTTTTCTCCGGACCCCCGTCCAGAATCCTGGCTGCTTGGGCCGAAGGCGGGTTTGAACTTGTCGCCAGCGTCGAAATCCTCACCGAGTATCGACGAGTCGCCGAGCGCCTTCAAAGGAAGTTTTCCTCGGTCGATATCAATGCCATCCTCGACCTCGTCACCCGAGAAGCCCGCTTCGTGGAGCCCGCCCCCGTGCCGGTTTCCGCGTGTGACGACCCCGACGACCTCAAGTTTCTCGCCTGCGCACTTTCCGGCGGTGCACGCTTTATCGTCACCGGTGACCGGGCGCTCTTGCGAGCCTCTGCCTTCCGTGGACTCGAGGTCGTGACCCCGCGGGAGTTTCTGCAACGCCACCTTGCGGGATAA
- a CDS encoding AbrB/MazE/SpoVT family DNA-binding domain-containing protein codes for MATVATTTLSSKGQVVIPEDVRKALGLEPGAQFVVMGDGDIVILKRIETPARIEFQALAAKVRGQARRAGLKPADLQKAIRSVRRRG; via the coding sequence ATGGCGACAGTGGCAACTACAACACTCTCTTCGAAGGGCCAGGTTGTGATCCCTGAGGATGTTCGCAAGGCTCTTGGCTTGGAACCCGGTGCTCAATTTGTGGTGATGGGCGACGGGGACATCGTGATTCTCAAGCGGATCGAGACACCGGCCAGAATCGAGTTCCAGGCCCTGGCGGCCAAGGTCCGGGGGCAGGCGCGCCGGGCCGGGCTCAAACCCGCCGACCTGCAGAAGGCCATCCGCAGCGTTCGTCGGCGCGGATGA